In Osmia bicornis bicornis chromosome 1, iOsmBic2.1, whole genome shotgun sequence, the following proteins share a genomic window:
- the LOC114881720 gene encoding mucin-2-like, whose product MKVAVYQRHEDLGKHLRLHHHGASRRWVCGVCFFTDDSAYALKKVRKHHADSHANSAVPRAAGARSSAPAGRVSGGAPSAGGDSAEERPSIDAAPAETTQRPSPSPLEAAGTTTRGGALTRAKKSTLTNTRTTVAAKPSNAPKKKPTITSTVTGRNLLTGWAIKKTAATPTTRKSGTPSSPADGRPPSTGSPATPPTVDPTTPPPAGVGAAKRTSGGSASMRRPSGGVSTTLTPPIKEKEKSPGMKRRCTRATTEPPQPDPPQRTTARKVTPAVTYAEVTRGTSTVTTTMTTRRMARASSLPPVPRNEGAGGASTTEASPTMPVTATCTFATAGTLTLTTTSVYSKPVAVVTVATRRSGGGNLAEGAEEKDPGGYGAPGVRADDQGAGCQGNHRAPSDPPQDNTNKEEEEPTSGYGPCDGERYGHPDNTGGAPCDEEEYPGENPFAWVNTREEEERGRNYHPTVPRYRAPREKKDSPSHSRGVASGHRGADEGKGEGEGEGTGRGREGRMAGLHAAEQEEKGWAA is encoded by the coding sequence ATGAAGGTGGCCGTGTACCAGCGGCACGAGGACCTAGGCAAGCACCTGCGCCTCCACCATCATGGCGCCAGCAGAAGGTGGGTCTGCGGAGTGTGCTTCTTCACCGACGACAGTGCTTATGCGCTGAAGAAGGTGAGGAAGCACCACGCAGACTCCCATGCAAATAGTGCGGTGCCTCGTGCCGCTGGGGCACGGTCATCTGCCCCCGCGGGAAGGGTTAGCGGCGGTGCACCCTCGGCTGGGGGGGATTCAGCCGAGGAGCGACCTTCTATAGACGCGGCGCCAGCCGAAACGACGCAGAGGCCCTCTCCGTCCCCGCTGGAAGCGGCAGGGACCACCACGCGTGGAGGCGCGCTAACGCGCGCCAAGAAATCTACCCTAACTAACACCCGGACCACGGTGGCTGCAAAACCAAGCAACGCGCCGAAGAAGAAACCGACCATCACTTCTACGGTGACGGGGAGGAACCTATTGACGGGCTGGGCCATTAAGAAGACGGCAGCGACACCAACAACGAGGAAGAGCGGGACGCCGTCCAGCCCCGCCGATGGACGACCTCCATCCACGGGGAGTCCCGCCACCCCGCCGACAGTAGACCCCACAACACCACCACCAGCGGGGGTCGGCGCCGCCAAAAGGACTAGTGGCGGGTCAGCGTCAATGAGGAGGCCAAGCGGGGGGGTATCCACCACCCTGACCCCCCCCATAAAGGAAAAGGAGAAGAGCCCGGGGATGAAGAGAAGGTGCACCCGGGCTACGACGGAGCCTCCCCAACCTGACCCGCCCCAACGGACAACAGCCAGGAAGGTGACCCCCGCCGTCACTTACGCCGAAGTGACCAGGGGCACGTCGACCGTCACAACAACCATGACGACGAGGAGGATGGCACGGGCGTCCTCCCTCCCGCCTGTGCCAAGGAATGAAGGAGCAGGGGGCGCATCCACCACCGAAGCGTCCCCCACCATGCCAGTGACGGCGACGTGCACCTTTGCGACGGCGGGGACACTGACCTTAACGACGACCTCGGTCTATAGCAAGCCGGTGGCCGTCGTCACCGTCGCCACAAGAAGGAGCGGGGGGGGGAATCTCGCCGAGGGAGCTGAAGAAAAAGATCCAGGAGGATACGGTGCTCCTGGAGTCCGCGCCGACGACCAGGGCGCGGGCTGCCAGGGCAACCACCGAGCCCCCTCGGACCCCCCCCAGGACAACACGaacaaagaagaggaggagCCCACCAGCGGATATGGGCCCTGCGACGGTGAGCGATACGGCCACCCCGATAACACCGGAGGAGCGCCCTGTGACGAGGAGGAGTACCCGGGCGAAAACCCTTTCGCCTGGGTCAATAcaagagaagaagaggagcGGGGACGGAACTACCACCCTACCGTCCCCCGCTACAGGGCGCCCCGGGAGAAGAAGGATTCTCCCAGCCATAGCCGAGGCGTCGCCAGCGGTCACCGCGGCGCCGATGAAGGAAAAGGggaaggagaaggagaaggaacaggaagaggaagagaaggaagaatGGCGGGACTTCACGCCGCGGAACAGGAGGAGAAGGGCTGGGCGGCGTGA